The proteins below come from a single Chelmon rostratus isolate fCheRos1 chromosome 10, fCheRos1.pri, whole genome shotgun sequence genomic window:
- the LOC121613091 gene encoding rho-related GTP-binding protein RhoA-C codes for MAAIRKKLVIVGDGACGKTCLLIVFSKDQFPEVYVPTVFENYVADIEVDGKQVELALWDTAGQEDYDRLRPLSYPDTDVILMCFSIDSPDSLENIPEKWTPEVKHFCPNVPIILVGNKKDLRNDEHTRRELAKMKQEPVKSDEARDMANRINAFGYLECSAKTKDGVREVFEMATRAALQAKRRSKRSGCLLL; via the exons ATGGCTGCAATCAGAAAGAAACTAGTGATAGTTGGTGATGGAGCCTGTGGCAAGACCTGTCTGCTCATAGTGTTCAGCAAAGATCAGTTCCCCGAGGTCTACGTGCCCACAGTGTTTGAAAACTATGTGGCAGATATTGAGGTGGATGGTAAACAG GTGGAGCTGGCTCTTTGGgacacagcaggacaggaggacTATGACCGACTGAGACCTCTGTCCTATCCAGACACAGATGTGATCCTGATGTGTTTCTCAATTGACAGCCCTGACAGTTTGG AGAATATTCCAGAGAAGTGGACTCCTGAGGTGAAGCACTTCTGTCCCAATGTGCCCATTATTCTTGTGGGAAACAAGAAAGACCTGCGAAATGATGAGCACACACGTCGAGAGTTGGCTAAGATGAAACAG GAACCAGTGAAGTCAGACGAGGCGAGGGACATGGCGAACCGCATCAATGCCTTTGGTTACTTAGAGTGCTCAGCCAAGACAAAGGATGGTGTGAGGGAGGTGTTTGAGATGGCCACCAGGGCCGCACTACAAGCCAAGAGACGAAGCAAGAGGAGCGGCTGCCTTCTGCTTTAG